One Zootoca vivipara chromosome 9, rZooViv1.1, whole genome shotgun sequence DNA window includes the following coding sequences:
- the BDH2 gene encoding dehydrogenase/reductase SDR family member 6 isoform X2, whose amino-acid sequence MHRAKGLKKGAPLCIQSYISIQVRVLDVTNKEQIEKLAKEVMRIDVLCNIAGFVSTGTILECEEKDWDFTMNVNVRSMYLMIKTFLPKMLAEKSGNIINMSSVVSSIKGAVKRCVYGTSKAAVIGLTKSIASDFIGEGIRCNCVCPGTIDTPSLQERIQGSSDPEQALKDFMARQKIGRFGTAEEVAHLFVYLASDESAFMTGRECIIDGGWSM is encoded by the exons ATGCACAGAGCCAAGGGTCTGAAAAAGGGTGCTCCTCTGTGCATACAATCCTACATAA GCATCCAGGTTCGTGTGCTGGATGTCACCAACAAAGAACAAATTGAAAAACTGGCCAAGGAAGTGATGAGAATTGACGTTCTATGTAATATTGCAGG ATTTGTCAGTACTGGGACCATTTTGGAATGTGAGGAAAAAGACTGGGACTTCACTATGAATGTCAACGTTCGCAGTATGTATCTGATGATCAAAACATTCCTGCCTAAG ATGCTGGCGGAAAAATCTGGTAATATTATCAACATGTCTTCTGTGGTATCTAGTATCAAAG GAGCTGTTAAGAGGTGTGTCTATGGTACCTCAAAGGCAGCAGTTATTGGACTTACCAAATCCATAGCTTCTGACTTCATTGGGGAAGGAATCAGATGCAACTGTGTTTGTCCTG GCACTATTGACACTCCTTCTCTGCAGGAGAGAATCCAGGGCAGCTCTGATCCAGAACAG GCACTGAAAGACTTTATGGCCAGGCAAAAGATAGGTAGGTTTGGGACAGCTGAAGAAGTAGCCCACCTGTTTGTATACCTGGCTTCCGATGAA
- the BDH2 gene encoding dehydrogenase/reductase SDR family member 6 isoform X1, whose protein sequence is MGRLDGKVILMSAAAQGIGRAVAIAFAKEGAKVIATDINESKLRELEAYPGIQVRVLDVTNKEQIEKLAKEVMRIDVLCNIAGFVSTGTILECEEKDWDFTMNVNVRSMYLMIKTFLPKMLAEKSGNIINMSSVVSSIKGAVKRCVYGTSKAAVIGLTKSIASDFIGEGIRCNCVCPGTIDTPSLQERIQGSSDPEQALKDFMARQKIGRFGTAEEVAHLFVYLASDESAFMTGRECIIDGGWSM, encoded by the exons ATGGGCCGGCTGGATGGGAAGGTAATACTGATGTCTGCTGCAGCACAAGGAATTGGTCGAGCCGTGGCTATT GCTTTTGCAAAGGAAGGAGCCAAGGTGATTGCTACAGATATCAATGAATCAAAACTCAGAGAATTGGAAGCCTATCCAG GCATCCAGGTTCGTGTGCTGGATGTCACCAACAAAGAACAAATTGAAAAACTGGCCAAGGAAGTGATGAGAATTGACGTTCTATGTAATATTGCAGG ATTTGTCAGTACTGGGACCATTTTGGAATGTGAGGAAAAAGACTGGGACTTCACTATGAATGTCAACGTTCGCAGTATGTATCTGATGATCAAAACATTCCTGCCTAAG ATGCTGGCGGAAAAATCTGGTAATATTATCAACATGTCTTCTGTGGTATCTAGTATCAAAG GAGCTGTTAAGAGGTGTGTCTATGGTACCTCAAAGGCAGCAGTTATTGGACTTACCAAATCCATAGCTTCTGACTTCATTGGGGAAGGAATCAGATGCAACTGTGTTTGTCCTG GCACTATTGACACTCCTTCTCTGCAGGAGAGAATCCAGGGCAGCTCTGATCCAGAACAG GCACTGAAAGACTTTATGGCCAGGCAAAAGATAGGTAGGTTTGGGACAGCTGAAGAAGTAGCCCACCTGTTTGTATACCTGGCTTCCGATGAA
- the BDH2 gene encoding dehydrogenase/reductase SDR family member 6 isoform X3 — protein sequence MRIDVLCNIAGFVSTGTILECEEKDWDFTMNVNVRSMYLMIKTFLPKMLAEKSGNIINMSSVVSSIKGAVKRCVYGTSKAAVIGLTKSIASDFIGEGIRCNCVCPGTIDTPSLQERIQGSSDPEQALKDFMARQKIGRFGTAEEVAHLFVYLASDESAFMTGRECIIDGGWSM from the exons ATGAGAATTGACGTTCTATGTAATATTGCAGG ATTTGTCAGTACTGGGACCATTTTGGAATGTGAGGAAAAAGACTGGGACTTCACTATGAATGTCAACGTTCGCAGTATGTATCTGATGATCAAAACATTCCTGCCTAAG ATGCTGGCGGAAAAATCTGGTAATATTATCAACATGTCTTCTGTGGTATCTAGTATCAAAG GAGCTGTTAAGAGGTGTGTCTATGGTACCTCAAAGGCAGCAGTTATTGGACTTACCAAATCCATAGCTTCTGACTTCATTGGGGAAGGAATCAGATGCAACTGTGTTTGTCCTG GCACTATTGACACTCCTTCTCTGCAGGAGAGAATCCAGGGCAGCTCTGATCCAGAACAG GCACTGAAAGACTTTATGGCCAGGCAAAAGATAGGTAGGTTTGGGACAGCTGAAGAAGTAGCCCACCTGTTTGTATACCTGGCTTCCGATGAA